One Brassica napus cultivar Da-Ae chromosome A5, Da-Ae, whole genome shotgun sequence DNA window includes the following coding sequences:
- the LOC106352823 gene encoding serine/threonine-protein kinase WNK2 isoform X1 gives MRFYTSWVDTDNLSINFVTELFTSGTLRRYRLRHRRVNIKAVKQWCKQILKGLLYLHSRSPPIIHRDLKCDNIFINGNQGEVKIGDLGLAAILRKSHAVRCVGTPEFMAPEVYDEEYNELVDVYAFGMCVLEMVTFDYPYSECTHPAQIYKKVTTGKKPEAFYLVKDPEVRAFVEKCLATVTSRLTALELLQDPFLQGDVNGFDLRPTDYYNGYDETGVFLRQPLIDPPDQLEPQICEINLFAQDDEEDSDHVDISIKGKRNGRIRNIYFPFETAIDTAWSVAEEMVSELDITNQDVVKIAEMIDAEIAALVPDWKTDDHNVTEGEKNGGFCGNCATNGYIQETVSSNSELSGEKPHQHHYQFDERSCSSVHGRFEEISYQVEGEEQHGDGGDVVVVVSGEGNNNNNRIHYADIWGLRDSRSDDGEEEQGSVSLSLSLSKRKKVRGEWWSENEIRRELRWLKARHKIQLDHQRVCCEKPTESASPPLLYRAISLPVDAVDI, from the exons ATGAGATTCTACACTTCTTGGGTTGATACTGACAATTTATCA ATCAACTTTGTCACTGAACTCTTCACCTCCGGCACTCTCAGACG GTATAGGTTGAGACATAGAAGAGTCAACATTAAAGCAGTGAAGCAATGGTGTAAGCAGATTCTAAAAGGGCTTCTCTATCTCCATAGCCGCTCTCCTCCAATCATCCATAGAGATCTCAAATGTGATAACATCTTCATCAATGGAAACCAGGGAGAAGTCAAGATTGGTGACCTTGGACTCGCTGCCATTCTTCGTAAATCACATGCTGTTCGCTGCGTTG gAACCCCTGAGTTTATGGCACCAGAAGTGTATGATGAAGAGTACAATGAGCTGGTTGATGTATATGCTTTTGGAATGTGTGTATTAGAGATGGTCACTTTCGATTACCCTTACAGTGAATGCACTCATCCTGCTCAAATCTACAAGAAAGTTACCACG GGGAAGAAGCCTGAAGCTTTCTACTTAGTGAAGGACCCTGAGGTTCGTGCCTTCGTTGAGAAGTGTCTAGCCACCGTGACGTCTAGGCTTACTGCTTTGGAGCTTTTGCAAGACCCTTTCTTACAAGGAGATGTTAATGGATTTGATCTGAGACCTACTGATTACTACAACGGTTATGATGAAACTGGTGTGTTCCTTAGACAACCTCTCATAGATCCTCCTGATCAGCTTGAGCCACAGATATGTGAGATCAATCTTTTCGCTCAAGACGATGAGGAAGACTCTGACCATGTAGACATTTCGATCAAAGGGAAGAGAAACG GACGTATAAGGAACATATACTTCCCGTTTGAGACGGCTATAGACACAGCGTGGAGTGTAGCAGAAGAGATGGTGTCTGAACTCGACATAACGAATCAAGACGTTGTGAAAATCGCGGAGATGATCGATGCGGAGATTGCTGCTTTGGTTCCTGACTGGAAGACTGATGATCACAACGTTACAGAAGGTGAAAAAAATGGAGGATTCTGTGGGAACTGTGCTACGAATGGGTATATACAAGAGACAGTATCATCAAACAGTGAACTCTCAGGGGAGAAACCTCACCAACATCATTATCAGTTTGATGAGAGAAGCTGTTCTTCGGTACACGGTAGGTTCGAGGAGATAAGTTACCAAGTGGAAGGAGAAGAACAGCACGGAGATGGtggtgatgttgttgttgttgtgtctggagaaggtaataataataataacaggATTCACTACGCGGATATTTGGGGATTGAGAGATTCACGTTCTGATGATGGAGAAGAGGAGCAGGGGTCGGtgagtttgagtttgagtttgagtAAGAGGAAGAAGGTGAGAGGTGAGTGGTGGTCGGAGAATGAGATAAGGAGAGAGTTGAGATGGCTTAAGGCAAGGCATAAGATTCAGCTTGATCATCAACGGGTATGTTGTGAGAAACCGACGGAGTCAGCTTCACCGCCTCTTCTTTACAGGGCGATCTCGCTTCCCGTCGACGCCGTTGATATATGA
- the LOC106352823 gene encoding serine/threonine-protein kinase WNK2 isoform X2, giving the protein MNGEESFVEDCSEFIEVDPSGRYGRYEEVLGKGASKTVYRAFDEYEGIEVAWNQVKLRNFTRNPEELEKFFREIHLLKTLNHQNIMRFYTSWVDTDNLSINFVTELFTSGTLRRYRLRHRRVNIKAVKQWCKQILKGLLYLHSRSPPIIHRDLKCDNIFINGNQGEVKIGDLGLAAILRKSHAVRCVGTPEFMAPEVYDEEYNELVDVYAFGMCVLEMVTFDYPYSECTHPAQIYKKVTTGKKPEAFYLVKDPEVRAFVEKCLATVTSRLTALELLQDPFLQGDVNGFDLRPTDYYNGYDETGVFLRQPLIDPPDQLEPQICEINLFAQDDEEDSDHVDISIKGKRNGNDGIFLRFRISDAEGRIRNIYFPFETAIDTAWSVAEEMVSELDITNQDVVKIAEMIDAEIAALVPDWKTDDHNVTEGEKNGGFCGNCATNGYIQETVSSNSELSGEKPHQHHYQFDERSCSSVHGRFEEISYQVEGEEQHGDGGDVVVVVSGEGNNNNNRIHYADIWGLRDSRSDDGEEEQGSVSLSLSLSKRKKVRGEWWSENEIRRELRWLKARHKIQLDHQRVCCEKPTESASPPLLYRAISLPVDAVDI; this is encoded by the exons ATGAATGGTGAAGAAAGCTTCGTTGAAGATTGCTCTGAGTTTATTGAAGTTGATCCTTCAGGAAGATATGGAAGA TACGAGGAAGTACTTGGCAAGGGAGCTTCGAAGACAGT ATACAGAGCTTTTGATGAGTACGAAGGGATAGAAGTGGCATGGAACCAAGTCAAGCTTCGAAATTTCACTAGGAATCCTGAGGAGTTAGAGAAATTCTTTAGAGAGATTCATCTGCTCAAGACCTTGAATCATCAGAACATCATGAGATTCTACACTTCTTGGGTTGATACTGACAATTTATCA ATCAACTTTGTCACTGAACTCTTCACCTCCGGCACTCTCAGACG GTATAGGTTGAGACATAGAAGAGTCAACATTAAAGCAGTGAAGCAATGGTGTAAGCAGATTCTAAAAGGGCTTCTCTATCTCCATAGCCGCTCTCCTCCAATCATCCATAGAGATCTCAAATGTGATAACATCTTCATCAATGGAAACCAGGGAGAAGTCAAGATTGGTGACCTTGGACTCGCTGCCATTCTTCGTAAATCACATGCTGTTCGCTGCGTTG gAACCCCTGAGTTTATGGCACCAGAAGTGTATGATGAAGAGTACAATGAGCTGGTTGATGTATATGCTTTTGGAATGTGTGTATTAGAGATGGTCACTTTCGATTACCCTTACAGTGAATGCACTCATCCTGCTCAAATCTACAAGAAAGTTACCACG GGGAAGAAGCCTGAAGCTTTCTACTTAGTGAAGGACCCTGAGGTTCGTGCCTTCGTTGAGAAGTGTCTAGCCACCGTGACGTCTAGGCTTACTGCTTTGGAGCTTTTGCAAGACCCTTTCTTACAAGGAGATGTTAATGGATTTGATCTGAGACCTACTGATTACTACAACGGTTATGATGAAACTGGTGTGTTCCTTAGACAACCTCTCATAGATCCTCCTGATCAGCTTGAGCCACAGATATGTGAGATCAATCTTTTCGCTCAAGACGATGAGGAAGACTCTGACCATGTAGACATTTCGATCAAAGGGAAGAGAAACGGTAATGATGGGATCTTCTTGAGATTCAGAATCTCTGATGCAGAAG GACGTATAAGGAACATATACTTCCCGTTTGAGACGGCTATAGACACAGCGTGGAGTGTAGCAGAAGAGATGGTGTCTGAACTCGACATAACGAATCAAGACGTTGTGAAAATCGCGGAGATGATCGATGCGGAGATTGCTGCTTTGGTTCCTGACTGGAAGACTGATGATCACAACGTTACAGAAGGTGAAAAAAATGGAGGATTCTGTGGGAACTGTGCTACGAATGGGTATATACAAGAGACAGTATCATCAAACAGTGAACTCTCAGGGGAGAAACCTCACCAACATCATTATCAGTTTGATGAGAGAAGCTGTTCTTCGGTACACGGTAGGTTCGAGGAGATAAGTTACCAAGTGGAAGGAGAAGAACAGCACGGAGATGGtggtgatgttgttgttgttgtgtctggagaaggtaataataataataacaggATTCACTACGCGGATATTTGGGGATTGAGAGATTCACGTTCTGATGATGGAGAAGAGGAGCAGGGGTCGGtgagtttgagtttgagtttgagtAAGAGGAAGAAGGTGAGAGGTGAGTGGTGGTCGGAGAATGAGATAAGGAGAGAGTTGAGATGGCTTAAGGCAAGGCATAAGATTCAGCTTGATCATCAACGGGTATGTTGTGAGAAACCGACGGAGTCAGCTTCACCGCCTCTTCTTTACAGGGCGATCTCGCTTCCCGTCGACGCCGTTGATATATGA
- the LOC106352822 gene encoding LOW QUALITY PROTEIN: phosphatidylinositol/phosphatidylcholine transfer protein SFH4 (The sequence of the model RefSeq protein was modified relative to this genomic sequence to represent the inferred CDS: inserted 1 base in 1 codon): protein MGKRDEKAEAVLRLLRKQTPLTLKQEKFCNRDCVERFLKGKGDNVKKAAKQLTSCLSWRQNFDIERIGAEEFSAELADGVAYIAGHDGESRPVIMFRFKHDYQKLRSQKQFTRLVAFTMETAISSMSRNAEQSVVLLFDASFFRSSSAFANLLLATXKIIADNYPCRLHKAFIIDPPSFFSYIWKGVRPFVELSTVTMLISSLDYDEQLDISHVSSSSCLRSASLRFDPSSIKSTAKIGSASSRFAFTVSHNSMKPWYLSLTDTSPFHAAVDSTASKVSPLSVRSLSFASPAGRGLRDPKPAACRKSLFPSTPLPEKTKTVPHRKTPRPSFFQSPAMFFRGEKNVGGGEKSSREAFVPYLKFYRRPYDETAYRSKLRGPRGFVSVVSSHRRCRHVSLSQRF, encoded by the exons ATGGGCAAGAGAGATGAGAAAGCCGAAGCTGTTCTTCGTTTACTCAGGAAACAAACTCCACTCACTCTTAAACAA GAGAAGTTCTGTAACAGAGACTGCGTGGAGAGGTTCTTGAAAGGAAAAGGAGATAACGTCAAAAAAGCTGCGAAGCAGCTAACTTCATGCCTTTCGTGGAGACAAAACTTTGATATTG AGCGAATAGGGGCAGAGGAGTTCTCGGCGGAGCTAGCCGACGGCGTAGCTTACATCGCCGGCCACGACGGAGAATCCAGACCCGTTATC ATGTTCCGTTTCAAGCATGATTATCAGAAGCTGCGTAGCCAGAAACA ATTTACGCGTTTAGTGGCGTTCACGATGGAGACTGCGATCTCGAGCATGTCCAGAAACGCGGAACAGAGCGTTGTTCTACTCTTCGATGCAA GCTTTTTCAGATCATCCTCTGCTTTTGCAAATCTGCTTTTGGCAA CTAAAATTATCGCAGATAATTACCCATGCCGACTTCACAAGGCCTTTATCATTGACCCTCCCTCCTTTTTCTCTTACATTTGGAAG GGTGTACGTCCTTTCGTGGAGCTATCTACTGTCACTATGTTAATCTCGTCTCTAGACTACGACGAGCAGCTAGATattagccacgtgtcatcatcGTCATGTCTTAGATCAGCTTCCCTACGTTTCGATCCATCGTCGATTAAATCAACGGCTAAGATTGGTTCAGCTTCTTCAAGATTCGCCTTCACCGTATCTCACAACTCAATGAAGCCGTGGTACCTTTCCTTAACCGACACATCACCGTTTCACGCCGCCGTCGACTCCACCGCTTCCAAAGTATCTCCTCTCAGCGTGCGTTCTCTATCTTTCGCGTCTCCGGCGGGGCGTGGTTTAAGAGACCCGAAACCAGCCGCATGCAGAAAGAGTTTGTTTCCCTCGACGCCGTTGCCGGAGAAGACGAAAACGGTTCCGCACCGAAAAACTCCACGTCCGTCTTTTTTTCAGTCTCCGGCGATGTTCTTTCGCGGGGAGAAAAATGTCGGCGGAGGCGAGAAGTCATCACGTGAAGCGTTCGTACCGTATCTGAAGTTTTATCGGAGACCGTACGATGAGACGGCCTATAGGTCTAAACTGCGGGGTCCACGTGGATTTGTGTCAGTCGTGTCTTCGCACAGAAGATGTCGCCACGTATCTTTATCTCAACGGTTCTAG
- the LOC106352823 gene encoding serine/threonine-protein kinase WNK2 isoform X3: MNGEESFVEDCSEFIEVDPSGRYGRYEEVLGKGASKTVYRAFDEYEGIEVAWNQVKLRNFTRNPEELEKFFREIHLLKTLNHQNIMRFYTSWVDTDNLSINFVTELFTSGTLRRYRLRHRRVNIKAVKQWCKQILKGLLYLHSRSPPIIHRDLKCDNIFINGNQGEVKIGDLGLAAILRKSHAVRCVGTPEFMAPEVYDEEYNELVDVYAFGMCVLEMVTFDYPYSECTHPAQIYKKVTTGKKPEAFYLVKDPEVRAFVEKCLATVTSRLTALELLQDPFLQGDVNGFDLRPTDYYNGYDETGVFLRQPLIDPPDQLEPQICEINLFAQDDEEDSDHVDISIKGKRNGRIRNIYFPFETAIDTAWSVAEEMVSELDITNQDVVKIAEMIDAEIAALVPDWKTDDHNVTEGEKNGGFCGNCATNGYIQETVSSNSELSGEKPHQHHYQFDERSCSSVHGRFEEISYQVEGEEQHGDGGDVVVVVSGEGNNNNNRIHYADIWGLRDSRSDDGEEEQGSVSLSLSLSKRKKVRGEWWSENEIRRELRWLKARHKIQLDHQRVCCEKPTESASPPLLYRAISLPVDAVDI, from the exons ATGAATGGTGAAGAAAGCTTCGTTGAAGATTGCTCTGAGTTTATTGAAGTTGATCCTTCAGGAAGATATGGAAGA TACGAGGAAGTACTTGGCAAGGGAGCTTCGAAGACAGT ATACAGAGCTTTTGATGAGTACGAAGGGATAGAAGTGGCATGGAACCAAGTCAAGCTTCGAAATTTCACTAGGAATCCTGAGGAGTTAGAGAAATTCTTTAGAGAGATTCATCTGCTCAAGACCTTGAATCATCAGAACATCATGAGATTCTACACTTCTTGGGTTGATACTGACAATTTATCA ATCAACTTTGTCACTGAACTCTTCACCTCCGGCACTCTCAGACG GTATAGGTTGAGACATAGAAGAGTCAACATTAAAGCAGTGAAGCAATGGTGTAAGCAGATTCTAAAAGGGCTTCTCTATCTCCATAGCCGCTCTCCTCCAATCATCCATAGAGATCTCAAATGTGATAACATCTTCATCAATGGAAACCAGGGAGAAGTCAAGATTGGTGACCTTGGACTCGCTGCCATTCTTCGTAAATCACATGCTGTTCGCTGCGTTG gAACCCCTGAGTTTATGGCACCAGAAGTGTATGATGAAGAGTACAATGAGCTGGTTGATGTATATGCTTTTGGAATGTGTGTATTAGAGATGGTCACTTTCGATTACCCTTACAGTGAATGCACTCATCCTGCTCAAATCTACAAGAAAGTTACCACG GGGAAGAAGCCTGAAGCTTTCTACTTAGTGAAGGACCCTGAGGTTCGTGCCTTCGTTGAGAAGTGTCTAGCCACCGTGACGTCTAGGCTTACTGCTTTGGAGCTTTTGCAAGACCCTTTCTTACAAGGAGATGTTAATGGATTTGATCTGAGACCTACTGATTACTACAACGGTTATGATGAAACTGGTGTGTTCCTTAGACAACCTCTCATAGATCCTCCTGATCAGCTTGAGCCACAGATATGTGAGATCAATCTTTTCGCTCAAGACGATGAGGAAGACTCTGACCATGTAGACATTTCGATCAAAGGGAAGAGAAACG GACGTATAAGGAACATATACTTCCCGTTTGAGACGGCTATAGACACAGCGTGGAGTGTAGCAGAAGAGATGGTGTCTGAACTCGACATAACGAATCAAGACGTTGTGAAAATCGCGGAGATGATCGATGCGGAGATTGCTGCTTTGGTTCCTGACTGGAAGACTGATGATCACAACGTTACAGAAGGTGAAAAAAATGGAGGATTCTGTGGGAACTGTGCTACGAATGGGTATATACAAGAGACAGTATCATCAAACAGTGAACTCTCAGGGGAGAAACCTCACCAACATCATTATCAGTTTGATGAGAGAAGCTGTTCTTCGGTACACGGTAGGTTCGAGGAGATAAGTTACCAAGTGGAAGGAGAAGAACAGCACGGAGATGGtggtgatgttgttgttgttgtgtctggagaaggtaataataataataacaggATTCACTACGCGGATATTTGGGGATTGAGAGATTCACGTTCTGATGATGGAGAAGAGGAGCAGGGGTCGGtgagtttgagtttgagtttgagtAAGAGGAAGAAGGTGAGAGGTGAGTGGTGGTCGGAGAATGAGATAAGGAGAGAGTTGAGATGGCTTAAGGCAAGGCATAAGATTCAGCTTGATCATCAACGGGTATGTTGTGAGAAACCGACGGAGTCAGCTTCACCGCCTCTTCTTTACAGGGCGATCTCGCTTCCCGTCGACGCCGTTGATATATGA